GAGCTGTTGACGAGCGAGGCTTTGATGTCCAGGCTCTTACCGCACGCCGCAACACCAACCGTCCAGTTAAATTGGAGGGTCGCTGCGCCATTTGCCGGCACTGTTCCGGTGGAGCTGTAAGGACTGCTGTAAAGGACCTCACCGCCATCCATGATATCGATCTTCACCAGCCCCTCATGCGTCTGGTCGATGCTAACCACATCGACCTTGATAGTTGCCTGCTCGTCCGGGCAATAGGAGCCGGTAATCCGATCGACAAGTATCTCAGAGATGTTGAACGGGCCCTTAACGACCGGGGCGCCAATCCCGTAATACGTCACCACCTGTTTGGTCTGAGCTGGTGCTACGTCAGTGGGCGCCCAGTAGGTGAGCACGGCGCTATCGGAGAACGGACTTCCGGAATAGACGGTATTCTCCCACGCTTGCTCGCTCCCATACTGATCGATCTGGAGCTTTGTGGGCGTCGTGGCATCTTCGCCTGAGATCTTCGCCTCGGAGACCACCGACGGCACGGTTGGATGGTCGTAGCCTTTCCAATAGGTAAAAGTAGGATTCAGATATTCTTCCTGGGTGGTCTTCACACCCACACCGGGAATGTAAATGGGCGCATCATCTCGAGCTGCGACCTGCGTATCATAGTAATACCGCACACCGATTTCTTTCGTACTGTTCCCCTCATTTGTAACGTTGATCTCAATCCTCGCGAAATCCTGAACTAACCGTATGGTCTGCTGAACGGTAATGTTTTCCGGGAGGCGCCAGGTCATTGAAACCGCATCCTCACCAATGGTATGCACAGGCTCAACCACGTAGGGATCCATCGCGGTAGATTTCGTAGTGTAATTCACCGACGTCGTCGTGGTATCAACACGAATCGTGAGATACGAGGTGCTTCCATAATACGGATAGCCGTATAAGAGCTTTTGCCATGCGTCGTTGTAATACCCACCGATCGTGAACCGGCCCAGACCAGAGGCGTTGCTCAGTGCGACATGGACTTTCTTAGTCTGATTCTGGAGGTCGACCGCTCCGTTTGACGAAACAGCGAGCCCATGATCCTTCTGTGCGCCTGTGGACTCCTCCAATCCTCCAGATCCTGCACTTTTCTCTTTTAACCCGTCTAGAATATTCGCCAAATTACCCGTTTTTTGCGCGCTACCCGCTGAAAGAGCACTCATCACGAGACTACCGACTAGAATAAGGAACACGCAGCCCACCCCAACCTTGCGAATAACTCTGTCCATTTTCATCTTCACACCTCTCACCACCTCAAAGACACCTTTCACTCGTAGCTCGACCGCCACCCTGTAGTGGCTATAGCCAAGATACATCAGAAGTACTTGTCCACGTCCGCTTAAAAAATCAGTTGGTTTTTCTCCAACTTTCAGGATGCCCCGACGAGATAAAACTACAGCGAATTGCGTTATTTTGGGGAACAATGCCTCAACTGAAGCTCTCTCCCCCATCCAGAAACCTCTTCAACTTCCGCGGCTATACGCTTTGCAATCTCCGCGAAGATGAGCACCGAGTACCGCGGGATTTGGATTGGACATGCAGGACTGCCGATTGCTCCGTCTCTAGCAAGCGGTGCGCTTCCATTGAGGATACCTATACCTGACGGATCGAAGCGTTCAAACCAAGATAAAAATCATCCAACGGAGTGCTACGGCTTTCACGATCTCGAATATTTCAAGCTGAAGATCTTGCAAGCATGTGGGCGGTTAGCCTAAAATGGGAGAAGTGCCGAATTTTTGGGTGCCCCTTTACTTCCCTCTAAATTCCGGCTTCCTTTTCTCTAAAAACGCCTTCAACCCTTCCTGTGCATCCTCGGTTTTCAGCGCGTCCTCGAAGCATTCCGCTTCATATTCCAGTGCCTGCTCCAGATCCATCTCCAACCCTTTGTTCACGGCCTCTTTAAGGATAGCCAGTATCACAGGACTTTTTGTGAGCAGCATCTGAACGAAGATGTCAACCGCACGGTCAAGCTCCTCTGCTGGCACGATTGCATTTACCAGTGTTAACCGCTCCGCTTCCGTTGCATCTATTCGCTCACCGGTCATCAGCATTTCCAGCGCTTTCGTCTTACCGATTAACCGCGGCAGACGTTGCGTGCCGCCGCCACCGGGAATAATCGCCAGATTCACTTCCGGCAGACCGAAAACGGCCTTATCAGACGCAATCCTGAAATCACATGCCAGTGCGAGTTCCAACCCGCCACCCAGGCAGAACCCATTTATCTTTGCTATCACGGGCTTCCGCATCGATTCTATTGCTATGACTATGCCCTGAAACCACTGCGAGAACGCACGTGCTTCTTCTGACGTTTTCTTCAACAGTTCCGCAACGTCCGCACCGGCGCAGAACGCCTTCCCTCCTGCACCGGTTATCACAACGACACGCACCGCCGCATCCGCGTCGGCTTCTTCTAATGCCGTACTTAACTCGGTTAATAGCGCGGTATTCAATGCGTTCAACGATTCCGGTCTGTTCAGTGTTAGCGTCGCAACCTGTTCCTGCTTCGCGTACAGTATGTACTTCTTTTCTTCGGTCATTGTTGGTATGACCTTCGTTCAGTCTAGTTCAGTCCAGAACTG
This region of Methanomicrobia archaeon genomic DNA includes:
- a CDS encoding enoyl-CoA hydratase/isomerase family protein, whose protein sequence is MTEEKKYILYAKQEQVATLTLNRPESLNALNTALLTELSTALEEADADAAVRVVVITGAGGKAFCAGADVAELLKKTSEEARAFSQWFQGIVIAIESMRKPVIAKINGFCLGGGLELALACDFRIASDKAVFGLPEVNLAIIPGGGGTQRLPRLIGKTKALEMLMTGERIDATEAERLTLVNAIVPAEELDRAVDIFVQMLLTKSPVILAILKEAVNKGLEMDLEQALEYEAECFEDALKTEDAQEGLKAFLEKRKPEFRGK
- a CDS encoding DUF937 domain-containing protein, translating into MYLGYSHYRVAVELRVKGVFEVVRGVKMKMDRVIRKVGVGCVFLILVGSLVMSALSAGSAQKTGNLANILDGLKEKSAGSGGLEESTGAQKDHGLAVSSNGAVDLQNQTKKVHVALSNASGLGRFTIGGYYNDAWQKLLYGYPYYGSTSYLTIRVDTTTTSVNYTTKSTAMDPYVVEPVHTIGEDAVSMTWRLPENITVQQTIRLVQDFARIEINVTNEGNSTKEIGVRYYYDTQVAARDDAPIYIPGVGVKTTQEEYLNPTFTYWKGYDHPTVPSVVSEAKISGEDATTPTKLQIDQYGSEQAWENTVYSGSPFSDSAVLTYWAPTDVAPAQTKQVVTYYGIGAPVVKGPFNISEILVDRITGSYCPDEQATIKVDVVSIDQTHEGLVKIDIMDGGEVLYSSPYSSTGTVPANGAATLQFNWTVGVAACGKSLDIKASLVNSS